Within Anopheles ziemanni chromosome 2, idAnoZiCoDA_A2_x.2, whole genome shotgun sequence, the genomic segment CACCGTGTTTACCAATCATTCGATTCCATGTCCGTTATTAAACCTCCTTCCCGTATGATCTTCTACCAGTGGGACCATCTTAACTGCGAGCGCATCATTTGATTTGCATAATGTTTAATGTGAGATAAAAAAGTGATGGCGAAATCGTAGGAAAACAGCATTGAAAATAGCACTCCTCCGGTTTTTTCGATATCTTGCGGTCTCAAATGTCGTTTCTATACAATCCCTAATGGGCAGCATTATATATAGTTTCTGCCCGATCGCCATTTGCATAGTGCTTCGaaataaaagcaacaaaaatgtttagaaGATACGCCCGTTGGAACAGGTTTGCAGACGAGCTCTCGATGTATTCCTAAAGATTCTCTGATATTTGGTCCCCCCAACGCCGTGCGCGAGCGAACCCATCTCTAATTTGGTCCAACAGTGAAGCTACAAGAAAaaactgaaagaaaaataaacatccagTCTAACCAGTACTGCCCCGCCAAGCGAATGTTTGTGGTTGAACCGTGGTTTTACCACACCTGAACTACACACAGTACCAAATGTGTGACCCATCAGTACCCTTCCCCCGCCGTATTTGGTAGGTGAGCACTTAATTTGGTGTACACAAAAAAGAACTCTGTTCCGTAGATTTGGCTTGCGGCAGACGGAAAATGTTCGGTAGTGAGGGTTTGCTGAAAGAGCAGCCTATGGACAAgtgatttattaaatttacgTATGACGGATCATGAACAATGCCGTGCGCGATGCGAGAATAGTGTCCCGGTGTACCAAAGTCAATGGCCACGTTAGGTGCGCGGGTTACATAAAACCACggacacacacgtacacagaCACACCGCTTCAAAAGGTGTTTCCAGAACCACAGCATCCTCTTGTCTGTTTTTGGATGCTGTAATCCGGAATTCCACTTCGCAGACGATTCATCCGGTGTTGATAGGCACCACATACTTTAGCGACACACGGATGCGCCACATGAAGAAACAGTCagattttttatcatttcctCCTCCCCCAAGGACACCCTTCATTAGGTGCTTTAAATCCATCGCCGGGGTGAAGCATTCCAGCGATCAAGCGCTGCTGATTAGCGACGAGAGCAAACCTTCATGGCACGTTTCGCGGAAGATCAAACGTAGACACGAAAACTGGTTGTAGAAGAAGATTACGGCTAGATCGCTTAGAATGGGCAGGAAAAAGACGcccgtaataaaaaaaacattcaaattgaACGAAGAGACCACTGTTGGTGGGATCGAAGCATGGCAAATCCGCGATCCTCCAAAACGGAAAAGAGTGGGGCGTCAAAAAGAGCGATGATCGCGATGAAAAGATGACTGGGCAGAATTGGTACGCAACGGCAACGCCAACGGCGAGCATCAAGCCGCGTGGAGCGTTGTGTGCATGcatgtgatttttttctattttgtttagtttttctttcacccgcAATACCCACTACCGCCCAAGTGCACCTTACGATACCGGATGCTGCTGACCGTTTTCCGGTCATGACAAAGCGCTTTATTGTTAGCTTAGAGGTGGTTCTTACACATGCTCTGAACATGAAACTATTTTCGAGAAACCGCTTTTAGTGCTTTTGTGTACTGCAAAATCGTTGTGGTGTGATAAGAACGTCACAAAGGCATTATCAGGTTGACTGATGGGGTCTCTTTACAGCGCGTGGCTACAACAGTAGCTGCAATTGGGCTGTTATCAACAGTTCTCGAGGAACGTTGTAATGCTAGCGGGTTACAATTTTATGAAAGGTTATTGGAACAGTATCAtcaataaaaagtaaatattgtaatttttattgcaaTACACTGAGAACGACGAAGTAACGATTATCGTAGTCTGTTCGTACATAAATAGTAAAACAGCCTGCGTCAGATCGGAAGCTGGCGTGTGTTTAAGCACAAAGCAATGGTTTAAGATAACAGTACAAGTCCTTCAGTTAAGCATTTGACCTAGCTAAAGGGTGCGTACCCCCTAATGCAAACTAAGCGCAGCGCTAGACGAgagtttgtatttgtttgtcaCAGATCCACATACGATGCTTGCATTTTCTTGTCCCATATGATGAAATGTGTTGCCGTTTTCTACTATCTATCACCGGCGATAAGACATGTCACAATCAGTCTTATGCGTGTACATCCTTTTCAGATAGTTTCTAGTTTAAGCTTGAATATTTACGAGAATATCAATGATCATTCCCCAGGCTGTTACGGTGAGTCACGTTTCCCACGAGGAAAATAGACAAAAATTAGACCTGTTCCCATTCAATCAATCAACTTGAGcaatgtgagaaaaaaaaacgttttaatCTACTAcagaaaataaacgaacaataTGCATGAGGTGCATACCGTAAAGAGCACGATCCTTTGCTCACACCTATTTCACAattgggatgaaaataaaaaagtttgcACGTTTTTAAGCCATGATCCTcttatctttctttttgttaaaaGATTGtctcaacaacaacagcatcatACTTATCAAAATGTACAGCTGTGTGAGGCAACATTTTTGGCAGTAGCAAACGGAATTCGTTTGTACCCAATGGTTGTGGCCTCCAGTTATCACCAAGGAGATGTTTTATCaatttgttgtgtgttttgtaaaacaatcCAGAACAATAAACATGCGGACGATAAGCCTATTCGTTCTACCTATGGATTACTACAGGTGCATGTTCGACGGTGCGAAATACACTGTCTATAAATGAGACTTAATCGCATTTCCTGCCATCTTTACTCACCTGGCAATGGTTTGACGATTTTCGATCGCCCGCTGCTAATATCATCAGCAAGTTCTGCTACTGGTGCGAAGAAGTTTTCAAGTTGCTCCTCCTCGTCGTTCTGGTGCACAGAAAGGGGGAGTTAGGATTTAACAGTAATTTACATCGTATTTGTACTGTCGCATGCATACCTGCACTATTCTTAAACTCCTTTCTAGTTCGGATCCATCGAGGAACGGGGTATTCGATGGTCGATTCATGTTTTTGCGGTAATTTAACTGAAAAATGCTTGCTTtgcgaatgaaaacaaactttctgCGGCAAGCGATATTTGACAACTGACTGCTTAACGAAAcgtcaaacattttctagaaAAAGGAACTCACGGGTACTCACACAGCCGGCAATTTTTTTCCATCACGTCCATTTTGAATTAATGCAAATCATCACCGCCTGAAGTATAAAATAAGATGAActggtgtttccttttttcatgcATACATTAGAATTTTTCGTGTGATTAAAtcctaatttattttcttttagacTTAACAAATCTACCGGCAGAAGGAGGATTGCGACTTGTTGAGCAACTGTCAAACCTTCGCTGCGAGATTTGAGTGTCGCAGTAGTAAAAATGGGGCATCCAATGGATGATTTCTGCGGTTCTAAATTTTGGGTAAGTTTTTAATGTGCAAGCAATAGATTTCAGAATGCcaaaattggtttaaaaaaaacaatgaatgGATGTTCTATACGAGGGCAGTGAAGTTTTAGGCTGAATGCTTGGTTACAATTCAGAAAAATCGATTCAATTTTGTGAAGGTCGAACCTTCCGCCAGCATTGGAATGCTacggaagagagaaagagacaaaAATCACATCTTCATGCGGCAAGATCTCAGAAACCGGTTTGTTTACATCGtataatatttctttttttctcggtGAAAACAGGACTTAAACCTTACGTGGTACACGGATGATCCGGACCTGACGCCATGCTTCCAGCAGACCGTTCTAGTGTGGACACCATGCGCATTCCTGTGGGTGTTTTCGATACTGGAGTTGTACTACTTGCGAAAAAGCCTAAACAAGGATGTGCCATGGAGTTTTGTGAATATGTCCAAGCTTTCCCTCACCGGCTTGCTGGTCGTTTTGACTGTTGTGGATCTTGTGAAGGCCCTCACGACTGATGAATCCCATGGATCCAACTACCCGGTGTACTACTACACACCGGCGATAAAAATAGCTACTTTTGTAagttgcttcggcaggtgaaaTTCCTAAATATTATGTACTAAATCGAATCTTGCCATTCCACAGATATTTGCGAGCGCTCTAGTGTATCTTAATAAGCTCTATGGCATGCGCACATCCGGATTGTTGTTCTTGTTCTGGCTTCTGTTGGCCATCTGCAGCATACCGAGAGTGCGCACAGAAATACGTCAGCACGATGCACGCGAAAATCCTAACGCGTGGGAAGAATATCAGTTTATTAGTTTCATGATTTTCTTTGCAATCACGTGCCTTCTGTTCCTGTTAAACTTTTTCGTCGACAAGGCTCCGCGAGTTTCGAAGTATGAAATAACCAAGAAGGACTGCCCCGAGCTGGCCGCCAGCTTCCCATCGCGAATCTTCTTCGGTTGGTTCGATCGTCTTGCATGGGTTGGCTTCCGGAAGCCGCTCGAGGTGGAAGACCTGTGGAACATGCGCCCCGAGGACTCGTCCAAGGAAGTTTCGCCGGCTTTTCTCGCCAACTGGAACAAAACACTGGAAAAAACTTATCAAGCACGCGACACGAGCAACGATGTGACGTTCAAGAAGCTCGGTGCAAACTCGGCCCGAGTGGATTTCCGTACGACTAAGGCCAAATCTATCGCTTCGATTTTGCCGGCTTTGATTAAAACTTTTGGAGGCACCTTCCTATTCGGATCGTTCCTGAAGCTCGGTCAAGATTTGCTAACGTTCGCCTCGCCGCAGATACTGAAGCTGATCATCGGATTCGTAGGAAGCGATGAGCCAATGTGGAAGGGTCTACTCTACGCCATCACGCTATTCGTCGTGGCCGGAACGCAGACTTTGTTGCTGGGACAGTACTTCAATCGTATGTTCTTCGTCGGTCTGCGCATTCGTACCGCACTGATTAGTGCCATCTACAGAAAGGCGCTGATTATTTCCAACAGTGCCCGCAAAGGATCGACCGTGGGTGAGATTGTGAATCTGATGGCCGTCGACGCTCAACGCTTTATGGATCTGACCACGTACATTAACATGCTGTGGAGTGCACCGCTGCAGATTGCTCTTGCCCTGTACTTCCTGTGGCAACTGTTGGGCCCTTCGGTGTTGGCTGGACTGGCGGTGATGATCATTCTCATTCCCGTGAACGGAGTGATCGCGAACATGATGAAAACGCTCCagatcaaacaaatgaaaaataaggaCGAACGAGTGAAGCTTATGAACGAGGTGCTCAGTGGAATTAAAGTTAGTTTCGCTCTTACTAAAAAACTTAATATTTATTGCAAGTAACTTCAATATTCTTTATACTTTTCATTATTCATGCAGGTACTGAAACTTTATGCCTGGGAGCCTAGTTTTGAACAGCAGATTCTTAAAATTCGTGATAAAGAAGTCAAAGTACTTAAGCAAGCCGCTTATCTTAATGCTGGAACATCATTCATCTGGTCCTGTGCTCCGTTCTTGGTAATGTATCACTAAATATTGTTAGCATAATCAGCCCGGCCCGGTTGGCACtttaaaataatcatttaTCCTTGCGTTGGTGAAATGATCTTTTGAAAAATCTTAAACTGAACGTGTGCCCTTCCTTGTTGTACCAAAACCATTCTTCcaaggtttcaataatttcctTCGCAACGTACGTCCTTTCCGATGACTCGCACAACCTGACACCGGTGAAAGCATTCGTGTGCATCACCCTGTTCGATATTCTGCGCATGCCGCTCGTGATGCTGCCTGTGCTAATCGTTTATATCATACAGGTAACCCTGTCAATTTGGTCACCAACCGatcaaccaaccaacaaatCTCCGGTTTTGTCGGTGTACTGTTCTGTAGAGAGGCGTGTTTTCCCCTGTGCTTCCGTAGTTTGTTTCTAATGAACTTACACTGCTCTCGATGGCTATTTTGGAAAGGCAAATCTTTTCAACATATCTACTCCACGTTTGATCTTCTAATTGCAACCTCTTCTTCCGCAATGGTGTGCCTCAATCGTGTTGAAAGTCATTGTTGTTAACTTTTACCGTGGGCACAGTGTTTGTGGCAGCGCAGCTAAATCGATGTCGTTCTACACCAAAGTGTCACTTTCATcaacgtttttatttatttctttagttttcgttccatttctccatttgattttattctctttttatttatctcttTTCATGCGTATAACACAAACCAACTGACCAACAACATAATATGATCACTACTCTTACCCACCTACGTTTCCCTTCGATAACGTGTTAACCCACCCCAAAATGATCCCAACTTCATCACCGTGATCTTTTGGACACAacatcaaaaccaaaacctcACTGACCaccaaacaataacaaaacacaaacaaaaggtGTCGTTAGTCACTTTTGCCACCTACGTGCTGGTGGATGAGAAAAACGTACTGAATGCAAGCACCGCTTTCGTTTCACTATCGCTTTTCAACATTCTACGATTTCCTCTGTCAATGTTGCCCATGCTCATCTCTAATATGGTGCAAGTAAGTAAAGTCAATCAAaaacatgaataaaaataaattcatcactTTTTCTTACAAATTCCTGCTGCACCTATTTGTGCTAGATTGGTGTTATAGAGACAATTTCAAAAATGTATAATGCATGAATCAATTAATACAACAAACGGCAAAACACATTTGTAGTTAGATATTTGTGATTGCATGTTAAAATTACGCCACTGTTAATCCGCTGTTTGCATGAAAACTCACTTGTAAGCtgcaatttaatttatgaaatgAGATAATCGCATAAAATTCGCATTCAAAATTGAGTTTTGTATACTGCGTTCAATGAAATTTAACTTAAACAAATTCTATTTTCATTGAACAAAGCTCGTTCAATCCAATATATTGCGGCTTATGTGTGAGAATAACTCTTcatttgtgtgttgtgtttaatATGGTGAAATAAAGATTCAACCGAGGTCTTTCCAATTTTCTGTCCCAAATAGACGAGTGTTTCTGTGAAACGTATTAACAAATTCCTGAATCAGGAAGAACTTGATCCGGACAACGTACAGCATGACGAAAAGGAATGTAAGTATTCAGTATTTGCGAAGCtccatgaaaaatgtttctatGTCTTAAATAACTTCATGTTTCGTATGTCTCGCTTTAGCTTCTCCCCTGTTGATCGAGAATGGAGTGTTCTCGTGGGGCGGCGAAGAAACCACGCTCAAGAATATCAACGTGCGCGTCGAGAAGAATCAGATTGTGGCCGTGGTAGGAACCGTCGGTTCGGGCAAGAGCTCCCTGCTGTCGGCGTTCCTCGGTGAGATGGATCGAATTTCCGGACGCGTAAACACACTCGGACGTATCGCGTACGTGAGCCAGCAGGCATGGATCCAGAATGCCACCCTGAAGGATAACATCCTGTTCGGCAAACCGATGGACCAGCGTAGGTATAACCGTGTCATCGAAGCCTGCGCCCTGAAGCCGGATATCGAGATGCTGCCCGGTGGCGATATGACAGAGATCGGTGAGAAGGGTATTAATCTGTCCGGTGGTCAGAAGCAACGCGTTTCGCTGGCTCGGGCCGTGTACAACGATGCGGATGTGTACTTCCTGGATGACCCACTCAGCGCGGTCGATTCGCACGTTGGCAAACACATCTTTGAGCAGGTTATCGGCTCGAACGGCGGTCTGTTGGCGAACAAGACGCGCGTGCTAGTGACCCACGGTATCACCTACCTGCCGAACACGGACAAGATCTTCGTG encodes:
- the LOC131283092 gene encoding multidrug resistance-associated protein 1 — its product is MGHPMDDFCGSKFWDLNLTWYTDDPDLTPCFQQTVLVWTPCAFLWVFSILELYYLRKSLNKDVPWSFVNMSKLSLTGLLVVLTVVDLVKALTTDESHGSNYPVYYYTPAIKIATFIFASALVYLNKLYGMRTSGLLFLFWLLLAICSIPRVRTEIRQHDARENPNAWEEYQFISFMIFFAITCLLFLLNFFVDKAPRVSKYEITKKDCPELAASFPSRIFFGWFDRLAWVGFRKPLEVEDLWNMRPEDSSKEVSPAFLANWNKTLEKTYQARDTSNDVTFKKLGANSARVDFRTTKAKSIASILPALIKTFGGTFLFGSFLKLGQDLLTFASPQILKLIIGFVGSDEPMWKGLLYAITLFVVAGTQTLLLGQYFNRMFFVGLRIRTALISAIYRKALIISNSARKGSTVGEIVNLMAVDAQRFMDLTTYINMLWSAPLQIALALYFLWQLLGPSVLAGLAVMIILIPVNGVIANMMKTLQIKQMKNKDERVKLMNEVLSGIKVLKLYAWEPSFEQQILKIRDKEVKVLKQAAYLNAGTSFIWSCAPFLVSLVTFATYVLVDEKNVLNASTAFVSLSLFNILRFPLSMLPMLISNMVQTSVSVKRINKFLNQEELDPDNVQHDEKESSPLLIENGVFSWGGEETTLKNINVRVEKNQIVAVVGTVGSGKSSLLSAFLGEMDRISGRVNTLGRIAYVSQQAWIQNATLKDNILFGKPMDQRRYNRVIEACALKPDIEMLPGGDMTEIGEKGINLSGGQKQRVSLARAVYNDADVYFLDDPLSAVDSHVGKHIFEQVIGSNGGLLANKTRVLVTHGITYLPNTDKIFVLREGEISESGTYQELMDRKGAFAEFLIQHLQEVNEEEEDLSEIKQQLENSVGGEELLNQLKRTNSRRSRSESTSETGSIKDISRQNSTTDSSSSLRRRTSEKAPDVPKTKLIETEKSETGSVKWDVYKHYLKSIGLTLSVATVILNMIFQGFSIGSNLWLSRWSTDDSAENDTSVRDMYLGVYGAFGAGQVLSTLLATLFLYIGALEASKALHKTLLRRVIRAPLSSFFDVTPVGRVLNRFSQDVETVDSELPSTLRAWSACLFGVVATLVVICISTPVFAAVIVPIGILYYAVQRFYVATSRQLKRLESVSRSPIYSHFGETIQGVQTIRAYNVQERFIMESDERVDSNQICYCPSIIANRWLAVRLEMVGNMIILFAALFAVLGRESMNPGLVGLSVSYALQITQTLNWLVRMTSDVETNIVAVERIKEYGETKQEAAWELPNSTLPRDWPEHGQVEFRDFQVRYREGLDLVLRGISFTVNGGEKVGIVGRTGAGKSSLTLALFRIIESAGGSISIDGHDISKLGLHALRSRLTIIPQDPVLFSGTLRINLDPFNAHSDDDIWKALEHAHLKAFVKGLTAGINHEVTEGGENLSVGQRQLICLARALLRKTKVLILDEATAAVDLETDDLIQATIRKEFSDCTVLTIAHRLNTIMDSDKVIVLDKGQIVEFAAPGELLQSKTSAFYSMAKDAGLV